One region of Candidatus Margulisiibacteriota bacterium genomic DNA includes:
- a CDS encoding YqeG family HAD IIIA-type phosphatase, whose amino-acid sequence MLLKKMKEYVTPDDIFDSVCDITVEYLQNHFIEGVVLDLDNTLVPRSEDVPSLQCLSWVEDLKSAGIRLCIATNNSNKNRVIKVSNYLDIPAVCRMYKPLPYLMRKVLADLIRLPAEKVLMVGDQHFSDIIGGNLVGMRTVYIAPLEFEAMYFRKLLLDMDKNLYEFFQE is encoded by the coding sequence ATGTTGTTAAAAAAAATGAAAGAATATGTTACCCCGGATGATATATTTGATTCTGTTTGTGATATTACTGTTGAATATCTACAAAATCATTTTATAGAAGGTGTAGTTCTGGATTTAGACAATACACTTGTTCCCCGATCTGAAGATGTACCTTCATTACAATGCTTGAGCTGGGTTGAAGATTTGAAATCTGCGGGTATTAGATTATGCATCGCCACAAATAATTCTAATAAGAATAGAGTTATAAAAGTCTCAAATTATCTTGATATCCCTGCAGTATGCCGAATGTATAAACCTTTACCCTATCTCATGAGAAAAGTGCTCGCTGATTTGATCCGTTTGCCGGCTGAGAAAGTCCTGATGGTGGGTGATCAGCATTTTTCTGATATTATTGGTGGCAATCTTGTTGGTATGAGGACGGTTTATATTGCGCCACTAGAGTTTGAGGCAATGTATTTTAGGAAATTGTTGCTCGATATGGATAAAAATCTTTATGAATTTTTTCAGGAATAA